A window of Chitinophaga sp. MM2321 contains these coding sequences:
- a CDS encoding metallophosphoesterase, with protein sequence MMIKFRTTRLMHAFRFLLTGILFVSILSGCASQKNAGSTKPFFFIQLSDPQLGFYPDSIQKEIALYERGVAEVNRLKPDFVVITGDLVNKPRDQHQLAEFKRITAMINAKIPVYYTPGNHDVGNTPAKADVDFYNAIYGYDKFSFNHKNSRFIGINSNLIKANTPVLEQEQYIWLEKELAANKQADHIIIFCHHSFFISKPDEPVEYFNIDMATRNKYLELFKKYGVTAVFAGHYHRNGYGKYGDMEMVTTSAIGEPLGKDPSGFRIITVGKDKIAHQYYSLDSIPQRVDVGR encoded by the coding sequence ATGATGATTAAATTCAGGACTACCAGGCTTATGCATGCTTTCCGATTTCTGTTGACCGGTATTTTATTTGTCTCCATCCTGTCGGGATGTGCATCACAAAAAAATGCAGGTAGTACAAAGCCATTCTTTTTTATCCAGCTCTCTGATCCGCAATTGGGATTTTATCCTGATAGTATTCAGAAAGAAATTGCATTGTATGAAAGAGGGGTGGCTGAAGTCAACAGGCTGAAACCTGATTTTGTGGTGATTACGGGTGATCTCGTAAACAAGCCAAGAGATCAGCATCAGCTGGCGGAATTCAAGCGGATCACTGCTATGATCAACGCTAAAATACCGGTTTATTATACCCCGGGAAACCACGATGTTGGCAATACACCGGCAAAGGCAGATGTTGATTTTTATAATGCCATCTATGGATATGATAAATTTTCTTTTAATCATAAGAACAGCAGGTTTATCGGCATTAACTCCAACCTGATCAAAGCAAATACACCGGTTCTGGAACAGGAACAGTATATCTGGCTGGAAAAGGAACTGGCGGCGAATAAGCAGGCAGACCATATCATTATTTTCTGCCATCATTCCTTCTTCATCAGTAAGCCTGATGAGCCGGTAGAATATTTTAATATCGATATGGCAACCCGCAACAAATACCTGGAGCTGTTTAAAAAATATGGCGTTACCGCTGTTTTTGCCGGACATTATCACCGGAATGGCTATGGTAAATATGGTGATATGGAAATGGTAACCACCAGCGCCATAGGAGAGCCACTGGGAAAAGATCCATCAGGATTCCGGATCATAACGGTAGGAAAAGATAAAATTGCACATCAGTATTACAGCCTTGATTCCATTCCCCAAAGAGTTGATGTAGGCCGTTAG
- a CDS encoding RagB/SusD family nutrient uptake outer membrane protein, which translates to MKHSTIFRFSYFILPLLLLYITSCTKALEESPKSLSAEGFYNTKSEVEAATYAIYSPLRTGGSMSAFYEVFHDALSDFFIPNGSWIPLEDYTGLDNTNYGRTEAFWKSFYLSIRNANLVIKNTPNGTDISDADKAVYIAEARFMRALMYFQLVRNWGGVPIRTEANMDIPDLQRGSVEAVYQLIEDDLKFAGENLPTKAAQSGRPNKWSAKAVLADTYLQLKRYTDAQDRANEVIQSGQFSLVPVTQPDDFLNLYGPDVITSSEEIFYLKFTRQNGQGFQLTLYEAHPNTPYANGAGYFSLYTDPTKIAVVKNWDANDLRKQYDLYPWQFGRGDSTYLVRKFQDKQALPGGTGGNDYPWYRYADVLMTYAEAANAANHGPTTAAVEALNKVHRRAYGYPANTASPVDFKVADYNESSFLTLIVKERGYETLFEGKRWMELKRLGIAKDYIKASKGKTMADVMLLWPIPNAEINYNKALDPVADQNPGY; encoded by the coding sequence ATGAAACACAGCACGATATTCCGCTTTTCATATTTCATATTGCCGTTACTTCTTTTATATATCACATCCTGTACAAAAGCATTGGAAGAAAGTCCGAAATCCTTGTCGGCAGAAGGGTTTTATAACACAAAATCGGAAGTAGAGGCAGCCACTTACGCCATCTATTCTCCCCTGCGTACCGGTGGTTCGATGAGTGCATTTTATGAGGTATTTCATGATGCCCTTTCCGATTTTTTTATCCCCAACGGAAGTTGGATACCATTGGAGGATTATACAGGACTTGATAATACCAATTATGGCCGTACAGAAGCTTTCTGGAAGAGCTTTTATCTGTCTATCCGTAATGCCAACCTGGTCATAAAAAACACGCCGAATGGAACAGATATCAGTGATGCAGATAAGGCAGTATATATCGCTGAAGCAAGATTCATGCGTGCCCTGATGTATTTTCAACTGGTCAGGAACTGGGGCGGCGTACCGATACGTACGGAAGCCAATATGGATATTCCTGATCTTCAACGTGGATCTGTAGAGGCAGTATACCAGCTGATTGAAGACGATCTGAAATTTGCCGGTGAAAATCTTCCTACTAAAGCGGCCCAATCAGGACGACCCAATAAATGGTCGGCGAAAGCAGTGCTTGCGGATACTTATCTTCAGTTAAAAAGATATACCGACGCACAGGACAGAGCAAATGAAGTAATTCAGTCAGGTCAGTTTTCACTGGTGCCTGTAACACAGCCGGACGATTTTCTAAACCTGTATGGTCCGGATGTAATTACCTCATCAGAAGAAATCTTTTATTTAAAATTCACCCGGCAAAACGGGCAGGGATTTCAATTAACCTTATACGAAGCCCATCCCAATACGCCTTATGCCAATGGAGCCGGCTACTTTTCATTATACACGGATCCTACTAAAATTGCAGTGGTGAAAAACTGGGACGCCAATGATTTGCGGAAACAGTATGATCTGTATCCATGGCAATTTGGTAGAGGCGATAGCACCTACCTGGTGAGGAAGTTTCAGGATAAACAGGCACTTCCCGGTGGTACCGGTGGAAACGATTATCCGTGGTATCGTTATGCAGATGTACTCATGACCTATGCAGAAGCGGCCAATGCTGCGAATCATGGTCCTACAACAGCAGCAGTAGAGGCGCTGAATAAGGTACACCGCCGCGCCTATGGTTATCCTGCAAATACGGCATCTCCGGTAGATTTTAAAGTTGCAGACTATAACGAAAGTTCCTTCCTGACGCTTATTGTTAAAGAAAGAGGATACGAAACCCTGTTTGAAGGCAAAAGATGGATGGAGTTAAAACGACTGGGTATTGCAAAAGATTATATCAAAGCTTCCAAAGGAAAAACCATGGCTGATGTAATGCTGCTTTGGCCGATTCCTAATGCGGAAATAAATTATAATAAGGCATTAGACCCGGTTGCAGATCAGAATCCCGGATATTAA
- a CDS encoding FecR domain-containing protein, translated as MTNERFATLIRLYKAGSLTEEQWEELQQVFSTGEHDEALEEEMARLFDSFGIHETWTPATKQVLWDKVLAASRQGVPATEAVIAPMPRRRWRMAAAAVLVLIVGSAALYSITRINKKNEPAVAIQSARVDVAPGSDKAVLTLADGSTIQLDSTGDRVIGQGAAAIKQQGSRLQYAANGNTTAANSFNTLTTPRSGQFKVILQDGTKVWLNAASSLRYPAVFSGKERKISLQGEAYFDVTQNAERPFVVTVNGMTVKVLGTEFNINSYADEAVMAATLVSGSVQVNSENKKMVLHPGEQLTMNTAGALNIREGVNLEEITAWKDGNFYFDNTALSVILRQFARWYDVDVVYTSPVKDRKFFGVIRRSTSLTGVLKLLEANDIKFRIEGKKLFVQSG; from the coding sequence ATGACTAATGAACGCTTTGCCACATTAATCCGGTTATACAAAGCCGGTAGCCTTACGGAGGAGCAATGGGAAGAATTACAGCAGGTGTTTTCCACGGGAGAACATGATGAGGCGCTGGAGGAAGAAATGGCCCGGTTATTTGACAGTTTTGGTATCCACGAAACCTGGACACCCGCCACCAAACAGGTGTTGTGGGATAAGGTTTTGGCTGCCAGCCGTCAGGGAGTTCCTGCCACCGAGGCTGTGATCGCACCGATGCCGCGCAGGCGCTGGCGGATGGCCGCTGCTGCCGTATTGGTCCTCATCGTGGGAAGTGCAGCCTTATACAGTATCACCCGCATAAATAAAAAGAACGAGCCGGCAGTGGCTATTCAGTCCGCACGGGTTGATGTAGCGCCTGGTAGCGACAAAGCCGTATTAACACTGGCCGATGGTTCCACCATACAGCTGGATAGCACCGGGGACCGGGTAATCGGACAAGGAGCTGCCGCTATCAAGCAACAGGGCAGCCGCTTGCAATATGCTGCGAATGGCAACACCACAGCGGCCAACAGTTTCAATACCCTTACCACTCCCCGCAGCGGACAGTTTAAAGTGATCTTACAGGACGGCACCAAAGTATGGCTGAATGCAGCGTCATCACTGCGTTATCCGGCTGTTTTCAGCGGTAAGGAAAGAAAGATAAGCCTGCAGGGAGAAGCCTATTTTGACGTAACACAAAATGCAGAGCGGCCTTTTGTTGTAACTGTAAACGGCATGACCGTCAAAGTACTGGGCACCGAATTTAATATAAACAGCTACGCAGATGAAGCCGTAATGGCGGCCACGCTTGTATCAGGATCAGTACAGGTAAATAGTGAAAACAAGAAAATGGTACTGCATCCCGGCGAACAGCTCACCATGAATACAGCAGGCGCATTAAATATCAGGGAAGGTGTCAACCTCGAGGAGATCACTGCCTGGAAGGATGGTAATTTTTATTTTGATAACACCGCATTATCTGTTATCCTCCGGCAATTTGCCCGCTGGTATGATGTTGACGTAGTGTACACCAGTCCTGTGAAAGACAGGAAATTCTTTGGTGTGATCAGGAGAAGTACATCCCTTACCGGGGTGCTGAAATTACTGGAGGCAAATGATATAAAATTCCGGATTGAAGGAAAAAAACTGTTTGTTCAATCAGGCTAA
- a CDS encoding TonB-dependent receptor — protein sequence MQLSIPLHAMKLTFIFLLIGFMQLSARSSGQQVNIKLKNAPLKTLFKAIQQQTGLNIFVDAALLEGADHVTLDIKNMPVAQVMQLCLKGRNLQYTIEADAIIIEQKPAAIRPATAPPPPPADIVFTITGTITNAKGEPLPGAAVHVKGTQKGVLSDGNGSFSIVVNEKAILVVSMLGYQPKEIAITGNANIMVTLSEAVTALNDVVVVGYGIQKKSDLTGSLSQIKSKDLTAFPTTNVVQALSGRATGVQVIQNSGAPGSPISVRIRGTNSIQGSNEPLYVIDGFPVSGNPTMLNNADIESVNVLKDASATAIYGSRGANGVVLITTKKGKQGATRVDYEGSYSVQTIRKKLKLMSPIQYGEFYNEQAKNDGVPAYFTPQQLDEFKAMGAGTDWQDLVMQKAPMQNHTVNVSGGNAKTQFSASGSMLKQDGIVINSYYNRYALRANLNHDISDKFSMQYGINLTRTESSDKTGGGNSSGRGNSLYSGMISVPPSLTPYNDDGSFRVPILSYSFISNAMINPLNYVYAESYLGKENRVLGNAAVTYKPTPELVIRVSGGIENFDLRNDTYTTHKFVNSNGAAAVNSSQYTSLLNENTITYTKAFGDHHLTALGGFTYQNFLSTNAGASGSGFVSDIQGTNDLGAATVNNPSSSGYAKSVLISYLSRINYGFKDKYMLTASFRADGSSRYGTGNKWGYFPSGAVAWRVSQEEFMKDVSFISDLKLRAGFGATGSQAIAPYATMNQLVSGKTVFDDGLFTTYAPGTRLPNNLKWETTYQSDFGIDVSVLNNRIHFTADYYVKNTRDLLNSVQLPASLGYDYTIQNVGEMQNKGVELGLDVSVLPATAAFQWNLAGNISFNRNKIVKLYGGQDIYGTSYYTGVVGDFVNLLREGQPLGIFYGYLENGYDSKGNITYKDLTGDGKITTADKTYIGNPNAKYTYGLNSAMAFKGFELSLFFQGSRGNDIFNFSATQSVDLNQGMNLLEDQFLHHWTAANPDPHAKYPAVTRSLNVAVSDRYVEDGSYLRLKNIQLAYNIPMNKTGVKWLRSGQVYVSGQNLLTWTKYSWFDPEVSTHISDNSVNLGIDQFGYPTAKSVTIGVRIGL from the coding sequence ATGCAATTATCCATACCACTGCATGCGATGAAACTCACATTTATTTTTTTATTGATAGGGTTTATGCAGTTATCTGCCAGGAGCAGCGGACAACAAGTAAATATTAAGCTGAAAAATGCGCCGTTAAAGACTCTTTTTAAGGCCATTCAACAACAAACAGGGCTCAATATATTTGTGGATGCGGCCTTACTGGAAGGAGCTGATCATGTTACACTGGACATTAAAAACATGCCGGTAGCGCAGGTGATGCAACTGTGCCTGAAAGGACGGAATCTTCAGTACACCATTGAAGCCGATGCTATTATCATCGAGCAAAAGCCAGCTGCAATCCGGCCGGCAACAGCACCGCCACCACCACCGGCGGATATTGTTTTTACCATCACGGGCACTATTACAAATGCTAAAGGGGAACCTTTGCCCGGAGCCGCCGTACATGTGAAGGGTACGCAAAAAGGAGTGTTGTCGGATGGCAACGGAAGCTTCTCTATTGTAGTAAATGAAAAGGCTATTCTGGTAGTCAGCATGCTGGGCTATCAGCCTAAAGAAATAGCCATTACCGGCAACGCCAACATCATGGTAACACTCAGCGAAGCCGTTACCGCTTTAAATGATGTGGTAGTAGTAGGTTATGGCATACAGAAAAAAAGCGACCTGACAGGCTCCCTGTCGCAGATTAAAAGTAAAGACCTGACCGCGTTTCCCACCACGAATGTGGTGCAAGCCCTTTCCGGCCGGGCTACGGGGGTACAGGTTATTCAAAACAGCGGCGCTCCGGGTTCACCCATCAGCGTAAGAATCCGCGGTACAAACTCCATCCAGGGAAGCAATGAGCCCCTGTATGTGATAGATGGGTTCCCTGTTTCCGGTAATCCTACGATGCTGAATAACGCGGATATAGAAAGCGTGAACGTATTGAAAGATGCTTCGGCCACCGCCATTTATGGCTCCCGCGGCGCCAACGGCGTGGTGCTTATCACCACCAAAAAAGGGAAACAAGGTGCTACCAGGGTAGACTACGAAGGAAGTTATTCCGTTCAGACTATCCGTAAAAAACTGAAGTTAATGAGCCCTATCCAGTATGGGGAGTTTTATAATGAACAGGCAAAAAATGACGGGGTACCCGCTTATTTTACACCGCAGCAACTGGATGAATTCAAAGCAATGGGAGCTGGTACAGACTGGCAGGACCTTGTTATGCAAAAGGCGCCTATGCAGAATCATACCGTGAATGTAAGCGGTGGCAATGCCAAAACGCAATTCTCCGCCAGCGGAAGTATGCTGAAACAGGACGGGATTGTTATCAACAGTTATTATAACCGGTATGCTTTAAGGGCCAACTTGAACCACGATATCAGCGACAAGTTCAGCATGCAGTACGGTATCAATTTAACACGCACGGAATCAAGTGATAAAACCGGCGGCGGCAATAGCAGCGGCAGGGGTAACAGCTTATACAGCGGGATGATTTCAGTGCCACCTTCCCTGACCCCTTATAATGATGACGGTTCTTTCAGGGTGCCTATACTGAGTTATTCCTTTATCTCCAACGCGATGATTAATCCGCTGAATTATGTTTATGCGGAGTCATATCTGGGAAAAGAAAACCGGGTGCTGGGTAATGCGGCAGTTACCTACAAGCCCACGCCGGAACTGGTGATCCGGGTTTCAGGAGGTATTGAAAATTTTGATTTGCGCAATGATACTTATACTACGCATAAATTTGTCAACTCCAATGGCGCTGCGGCTGTCAACAGTTCACAATACACCAGCCTGTTAAACGAGAATACGATCACCTATACCAAAGCTTTTGGAGATCATCATCTGACGGCGTTAGGCGGGTTTACTTACCAGAACTTTTTAAGCACGAATGCAGGCGCCAGTGGTTCCGGATTTGTGAGTGATATCCAGGGAACGAACGACCTCGGCGCTGCTACGGTCAATAATCCTTCTTCATCAGGATATGCCAAATCTGTTTTGATATCTTATCTCAGCAGGATTAATTACGGGTTTAAAGATAAATACATGCTCACAGCCAGTTTCAGGGCTGATGGATCATCACGTTATGGCACAGGAAACAAATGGGGTTACTTCCCTTCGGGCGCTGTAGCCTGGCGGGTTTCCCAGGAGGAATTTATGAAAGATGTTTCCTTTATTTCCGATCTGAAACTCAGGGCTGGATTCGGAGCTACCGGCAGCCAGGCCATCGCGCCCTATGCTACTATGAACCAGCTGGTTTCCGGGAAAACAGTTTTTGATGACGGACTTTTTACAACGTATGCACCAGGAACACGCCTGCCGAATAACCTGAAGTGGGAAACAACCTATCAGTCTGATTTTGGCATAGATGTTTCAGTACTTAATAACCGCATTCATTTTACTGCTGATTATTATGTAAAGAATACCAGGGATCTGTTAAACAGCGTGCAATTGCCCGCTTCACTGGGATATGACTACACAATACAGAACGTAGGAGAAATGCAGAACAAAGGAGTAGAACTGGGACTGGATGTAAGTGTATTACCTGCTACTGCTGCTTTCCAGTGGAATCTTGCCGGTAACATTTCCTTTAACCGGAATAAAATAGTAAAACTATACGGCGGACAGGACATCTACGGAACATCTTATTACACAGGTGTTGTAGGTGATTTTGTAAACCTTCTCCGTGAAGGACAGCCACTCGGTATCTTTTACGGATACCTGGAAAACGGCTATGACAGCAAAGGAAATATTACTTACAAAGATTTAACCGGGGATGGTAAAATTACGACTGCGGATAAAACTTATATCGGCAACCCCAATGCAAAATATACATATGGCCTCAATTCAGCAATGGCCTTTAAAGGATTTGAATTGAGCCTTTTCTTCCAGGGTTCCCGTGGAAATGATATTTTCAACTTTAGTGCAACCCAATCTGTTGACCTGAACCAGGGAATGAACCTGTTGGAGGATCAGTTCCTGCATCATTGGACTGCAGCCAATCCTGATCCACATGCGAAGTATCCGGCAGTAACCCGTTCTCTGAACGTGGCCGTGTCCGACCGCTATGTAGAAGATGGCTCTTACCTGCGCCTGAAAAATATCCAGTTGGCCTATAATATTCCAATGAATAAAACAGGCGTGAAATGGTTGAGAAGTGGTCAGGTATATGTAAGCGGACAAAACCTCCTCACCTGGACTAAATATTCCTGGTTTGATCCGGAAGTAAGTACGCATATAAGCGACAATTCTGTCAACCTGGGAATAGACCAGTTTGGTTATCCCACTGCAAAAAGTGTGACCATCGGCGTCCGGATAGGATTATAG